Proteins encoded within one genomic window of Pieris rapae chromosome 1, ilPieRapa1.1, whole genome shotgun sequence:
- the LOC110991977 gene encoding uncharacterized protein LOC110991977 yields MSESRKNHLNIDGAQVKEDDHVAFYKPISENDEDFRTSKSSLKKEKGSGDGAEEKLLSKEDEAKIVTRVDMADAKYVVEDHRNGDAKIELDANKRQFMGLTKEELMKYADDPMWVRLRWFMFVLFWAMWLCMLAGAIIIIIQAPKCAPPAPKKWFERGPLVDASSVEDYSAIDLPLLTNAKVAAVFAPSCKDTYSVLEDENVPCLKQFKEFVTKAKAAGIKVIVDLTANFVSTSHKWFLLSQNRSAEYNDYFTWRASTEFDPNNNTAKPPNNWVSTLNEPAWSLSPVREEFYLHQYGADQADLNFHNPAVVKQFDAVLKIWMKAGADGIRLQKARTLVVNNTNIEKAIEEPRAGRGIDHEADFTQYSYYQHKYTADQPALDELFSHWSHLVDASYVVPSAGESVFTIAEQDQPEWFLLERNTTSLRPASTAPLPASDAHAAVLALEQRVARWPLVQLNSPEPNVELAAFSMLMPAAPVLTMDQLQTTDNDTSSISLLSSLSLLRSDASVEHGMFNISATPTVNSTGTMLACTRWKIGHTGYVSLYNPGDLARADLSALSLPVLPLTLTVHHLTESTRFATNYTSHSEVRLEDIVVPARSTLILSFVPRTSVEN; encoded by the exons ATGTCGGAGTCCAGGAAAAATCATCTCAACATCGACGGAGCTCAGGTGAAAGAAGACGATCATGTTGCATTTTACAAGCCTATTTCCGAAAATGATGAAG ACTTTCGTACATCTAAGTCGAGTCTCAAGAAGGAGAAAGGTTCAGGCGACGGGGCTGAGGAAAAGTTGCTTTCGAAGGAAGACGAAGCCAAGATTGTCACTAGAGTAGATATGGCTGACGCTAAATATGTGGTAGAAGATCATAGGAATGGCGATGCTAAGATCGAACTCGATGCTAATAAGCGG cAATTCATGGGTCTCACCAAAGAGGAGCTCATGAAATACGCGGATGATCCAATGTGGGTGCGATTGCGCTGGTTCATGTTTGTGCTGTTCTGGGCAATGTGGCTCTGTATGCTGGCAGGAGCCATCATAATCATCATACAGGCGCCCAAGTGTGCTCCACCAGCCCCCAAGAAATG GTTTGAGAGAGGACCCTTGGTTGATGCATCAAGCGTTGAAGACTACAGTGCCATTGACCTGCCGTTACTCACCAACGCCAAGGTAGCTGCAGTGTTTGCTCCATCATGCAAGGATACCTACTCTGTTCTAGAAGATGAAAATGTCCCATGTCTTAAACAGTTCAAGGAATTCGTCACTAAGGCCAAGGCAGCTGGTATTAA GGTAATTGTTGATCTGACGGCAAACTTCGTGTCAACATCGCACAAGTGGTTCCTTTTGAGCCAGAATCGTTCTGCCGAGTACAACGACTACTTCACGTGGCGCGCGAGCACCGAGTTTGACCCAAACAATAATACGGCGAAACCTCCTAACAATTGG GTTTCCACTCTGAATGAGCCTGCATGGAGTTTGAGCCCAGTTCGTGAGGAGTTCTATCTTCACCAATATGGTGCTGATCAAGCAGATCTGAACTTCCATAACCCGGCTGTTGTGAAACAGTTTGACGCAGTCCTTAAGATATGGATGAAGGCTGGTGCTGATGGTATAAG gcTGCAAAAGGCCCGTACTCTGGTAGTAAACAACACAAACATAGAAAAGGCTATCGAGGAGCCTCGAGCTGGGCGTGGCATTGACCACGAGGCTGACTTCACTCAGTACTCGTACTACCAACACAAGTACACTGCAGATCAACCCGCACTTGACGAGCTTTTCTCTCATTGGTCGCATTTAGTGGACGCATCTTATGTTGTTCCATCAGCTG GCGAGTCGGTGTTCACGATAGCCGAGCAAGATCAGCCCGAATGGTTCCTATTGGAACGCAACACGACGTCTCTACGCCCGGCGTCCACTGCCCCGTTGCCCGCTAGCGACGCACACGCTGCCGTACTCGCTTTAGAGCAACGAGTCGCTAGGTGGCCTCTAGTACAG TTGAACTCACCTGAGCCGAACGTAGAGTTGGCTGCATTCAGTATGTTGATGCCAGCTGCGCCTGTCTTAACAATGGATCAACTTCAGACAACGGATAACGACACGTCATCG ATATCACTGTTGTCATCGCTATCACTTCTCCGCAGTGATGCTAGCGTAGAGCATGGAATGTTCAACATTAGCGCTACGCCTACAGTCAACTCTACCGGCACCATGCTGGCTTGCACCAG gtGGAAGATTGGACACACGGGCTATGTATCTCTATACAACCCTGGCGATTTGGCTCGTGCTGATCTTAGCGCGCTATCTCTGCCAGTGCTGCCACTTACACTCACCGTGCACCATCTCACTGAGAGTACCCGGTTCGCCACAAA ttaCACAAGCCACTCTGAGGTGAGGTTAGAGGATATAGTCGTCCCTGCCAGGTCTACCCTCATTCTGTCCTTCGTGCCGAGGACCAgcgtagaaaattaa
- the LOC110992016 gene encoding zinc finger C2HC domain-containing protein 1C isoform X1 — protein sequence MNKHSSLLDHVNWWDPGSWSLGADKTFSSVNLETSDSFEIRNGWLTLPEPKARFQQKQLQEKEMKIASLYEAQQAKALDRVRHSPSNGTAPSTNPPPTHPPGKVRQMFEERRTKAGIDKSYPLQPIHNTERAQPRKAIPNGYTKIANTTSKLALEKKTSVRTHGTFSSHSVKKQITQVQNVNNNINVNGSGDLNHNHEVDLNTVIKLKKHNGEDPITSDEIDGVKTENNNKHDLLENETFPHALAPETPRSDDVDTRKIAKKTPAQTLIKANKVVPKTSNIPPKRTTNENVQSTESKPRGVMQRANPVPKRTTASPPASSGVRKPRASVTSASKSGPAGSGAEGDACAVCGRHFAPDRLARHQDICRKTHTKKRKPFDVLKHRLAGTEAEPFIGKLRKGTTSSTKVSKSLNGNWRQKHEEFIQAIRAAKQVQAHLSAGGKLSDLPPPPPSENPDYVQCPHCNRRFNQGAAERHIPKCANFQFNKSKPAARRR from the exons ATGAACAAGCACTCTAGTTTATTAGATCATGTGAATTGGTGGGATCCAGGTAGCTGGAGTCTAGGTGctgataaaacattttcatctGTGAATTTAGAAACCAGTGATTCTTTCGAAATAAGAAATGGCTGGCTTACCTTACCAGAACCGAAG gCACGTTTTCAACAAAAGCAGCTACAAGAAAAGGAGATGAAAATAGCATCGTTATACGAGGCTCAGCAAGCAAAAGCGTTGGATAGAGTGCGTCATTCACCGAGCAATGGAACCGCCCCCTCCACTAATCCACCTCCAACACATCCACCCGGAAAG GTTCGTCAAATGTTCGAAGAACGCAGAACCAAAGCAGGTATCGACAAGAGTTATCCTCTTCAACCGATCCACAATACAGAAAGGGCACAGCCAAGAAAAGCTATACCCAATGGCTATACGAAGATCGCCAACACGACATCCAAGCTCGCATTGGAAAAGAAAACATCAGTGCGAACACACGGCACATTCAGTTCCCATAGCGTCAAAAAACAGATTACCCAG gttCAAAATgtcaataacaatattaatgttaatggCTCTGGTGATCTCAACCACAATCATGAAGTCGATCTCAATACTGTTATAAAATTG aaaaaacATAACGGCGAAGATCCGATTACAAGTGATGAGATAGATGGTGTAAAAACAGAGAACAATAATAAGCACGACCTACTGGAAAATGAGACATTTCCCCATGCGCTTGCGCCGGAAACTCCCCGTTCTGACGACGTGGACACAAGGAAGATTGCCAAAAA GACTCCAGCTCAAACCTTAATAAAAGCAAACAAAGTCGTGCCTAAAACTAGTAATATCCCGCCAAAGAGaacaacaaatgaaaatgtg CAGTCGACAGAAAGCAAGCCCCGAGGGGTCATGCAGAGAGCAAATCcc gtgCCAAAAAGAACTACAGCg AGTCCACCAGCATCTAGTGGCGTGAGGAAGCCCAGAGCAAGCGTAACGTCAGCGAGTAAGAGTGGGCCGGCCGGGTCGGGAGCGGAGGGGGACGCGTGTGCGGTGTGCGGGCGACACTTTGCGCCTGACCGCCTCGCTCGCCATCAAGACATTTGCCGGAAGACTCACACCAAGAAGCGCAAACCATTTGACGTGCTTAAACATCGCCTTGCG gGCACAGAAGCTGAGCCCTTCATAGGAAAGCTCCGCAAAGGTACAACCAGCTCAACGAAAGTAAGCAAATCTTTAAACGGCAATTGGCGCCAGAAACACGAAGAGTTCATCCAAGCAATACGGGCAGCAAAACAAGTTCAGGCGCATCTAAGCGCTGGCG GAAAACTTAGCGACCTGCCGCCTCCGCCTCCATCAGAAAACCCGGACTACGTCCAGTGCCCTCACTGCAACCGTCGTTTTAACCAAGGAGCCGCCGAACGACACATTCCCAAATGCGCCAACTTCCAATTTAACAAATCCAAACCGGCCGCCCGGCGTAGGTAA
- the LOC110992016 gene encoding zinc finger C2HC domain-containing protein 1C isoform X2, translating to MNKHSSLLDHVNWWDPGSWSLGADKTFSSVNLETSDSFEIRNGWLTLPEPKARFQQKQLQEKEMKIASLYEAQQAKALDRVRHSPSNGTAPSTNPPPTHPPGKVRQMFEERRTKAGIDKSYPLQPIHNTERAQPRKAIPNGYTKIANTTSKLALEKKTSVRTHGTFSSHSVKKQITQVQNVNNNINVNGSGDLNHNHEVDLNTVIKLKKHNGEDPITSDEIDGVKTENNNKHDLLENETFPHALAPETPRSDDVDTRKIAKKTPAQTLIKANKVVPKTSNIPPKRTTNENVSTESKPRGVMQRANPVPKRTTASPPASSGVRKPRASVTSASKSGPAGSGAEGDACAVCGRHFAPDRLARHQDICRKTHTKKRKPFDVLKHRLAGTEAEPFIGKLRKGTTSSTKVSKSLNGNWRQKHEEFIQAIRAAKQVQAHLSAGGKLSDLPPPPPSENPDYVQCPHCNRRFNQGAAERHIPKCANFQFNKSKPAARRR from the exons ATGAACAAGCACTCTAGTTTATTAGATCATGTGAATTGGTGGGATCCAGGTAGCTGGAGTCTAGGTGctgataaaacattttcatctGTGAATTTAGAAACCAGTGATTCTTTCGAAATAAGAAATGGCTGGCTTACCTTACCAGAACCGAAG gCACGTTTTCAACAAAAGCAGCTACAAGAAAAGGAGATGAAAATAGCATCGTTATACGAGGCTCAGCAAGCAAAAGCGTTGGATAGAGTGCGTCATTCACCGAGCAATGGAACCGCCCCCTCCACTAATCCACCTCCAACACATCCACCCGGAAAG GTTCGTCAAATGTTCGAAGAACGCAGAACCAAAGCAGGTATCGACAAGAGTTATCCTCTTCAACCGATCCACAATACAGAAAGGGCACAGCCAAGAAAAGCTATACCCAATGGCTATACGAAGATCGCCAACACGACATCCAAGCTCGCATTGGAAAAGAAAACATCAGTGCGAACACACGGCACATTCAGTTCCCATAGCGTCAAAAAACAGATTACCCAG gttCAAAATgtcaataacaatattaatgttaatggCTCTGGTGATCTCAACCACAATCATGAAGTCGATCTCAATACTGTTATAAAATTG aaaaaacATAACGGCGAAGATCCGATTACAAGTGATGAGATAGATGGTGTAAAAACAGAGAACAATAATAAGCACGACCTACTGGAAAATGAGACATTTCCCCATGCGCTTGCGCCGGAAACTCCCCGTTCTGACGACGTGGACACAAGGAAGATTGCCAAAAA GACTCCAGCTCAAACCTTAATAAAAGCAAACAAAGTCGTGCCTAAAACTAGTAATATCCCGCCAAAGAGaacaacaaatgaaaatgtg TCGACAGAAAGCAAGCCCCGAGGGGTCATGCAGAGAGCAAATCcc gtgCCAAAAAGAACTACAGCg AGTCCACCAGCATCTAGTGGCGTGAGGAAGCCCAGAGCAAGCGTAACGTCAGCGAGTAAGAGTGGGCCGGCCGGGTCGGGAGCGGAGGGGGACGCGTGTGCGGTGTGCGGGCGACACTTTGCGCCTGACCGCCTCGCTCGCCATCAAGACATTTGCCGGAAGACTCACACCAAGAAGCGCAAACCATTTGACGTGCTTAAACATCGCCTTGCG gGCACAGAAGCTGAGCCCTTCATAGGAAAGCTCCGCAAAGGTACAACCAGCTCAACGAAAGTAAGCAAATCTTTAAACGGCAATTGGCGCCAGAAACACGAAGAGTTCATCCAAGCAATACGGGCAGCAAAACAAGTTCAGGCGCATCTAAGCGCTGGCG GAAAACTTAGCGACCTGCCGCCTCCGCCTCCATCAGAAAACCCGGACTACGTCCAGTGCCCTCACTGCAACCGTCGTTTTAACCAAGGAGCCGCCGAACGACACATTCCCAAATGCGCCAACTTCCAATTTAACAAATCCAAACCGGCCGCCCGGCGTAGGTAA
- the LOC110992016 gene encoding zinc finger C2HC domain-containing protein 1C isoform X3 — MEKSGGSRLLQMQARFQQKQLQEKEMKIASLYEAQQAKALDRVRHSPSNGTAPSTNPPPTHPPGKVRQMFEERRTKAGIDKSYPLQPIHNTERAQPRKAIPNGYTKIANTTSKLALEKKTSVRTHGTFSSHSVKKQITQVQNVNNNINVNGSGDLNHNHEVDLNTVIKLKKHNGEDPITSDEIDGVKTENNNKHDLLENETFPHALAPETPRSDDVDTRKIAKKTPAQTLIKANKVVPKTSNIPPKRTTNENVQSTESKPRGVMQRANPVPKRTTASPPASSGVRKPRASVTSASKSGPAGSGAEGDACAVCGRHFAPDRLARHQDICRKTHTKKRKPFDVLKHRLAGTEAEPFIGKLRKGTTSSTKVSKSLNGNWRQKHEEFIQAIRAAKQVQAHLSAGGKLSDLPPPPPSENPDYVQCPHCNRRFNQGAAERHIPKCANFQFNKSKPAARRR, encoded by the exons gCACGTTTTCAACAAAAGCAGCTACAAGAAAAGGAGATGAAAATAGCATCGTTATACGAGGCTCAGCAAGCAAAAGCGTTGGATAGAGTGCGTCATTCACCGAGCAATGGAACCGCCCCCTCCACTAATCCACCTCCAACACATCCACCCGGAAAG GTTCGTCAAATGTTCGAAGAACGCAGAACCAAAGCAGGTATCGACAAGAGTTATCCTCTTCAACCGATCCACAATACAGAAAGGGCACAGCCAAGAAAAGCTATACCCAATGGCTATACGAAGATCGCCAACACGACATCCAAGCTCGCATTGGAAAAGAAAACATCAGTGCGAACACACGGCACATTCAGTTCCCATAGCGTCAAAAAACAGATTACCCAG gttCAAAATgtcaataacaatattaatgttaatggCTCTGGTGATCTCAACCACAATCATGAAGTCGATCTCAATACTGTTATAAAATTG aaaaaacATAACGGCGAAGATCCGATTACAAGTGATGAGATAGATGGTGTAAAAACAGAGAACAATAATAAGCACGACCTACTGGAAAATGAGACATTTCCCCATGCGCTTGCGCCGGAAACTCCCCGTTCTGACGACGTGGACACAAGGAAGATTGCCAAAAA GACTCCAGCTCAAACCTTAATAAAAGCAAACAAAGTCGTGCCTAAAACTAGTAATATCCCGCCAAAGAGaacaacaaatgaaaatgtg CAGTCGACAGAAAGCAAGCCCCGAGGGGTCATGCAGAGAGCAAATCcc gtgCCAAAAAGAACTACAGCg AGTCCACCAGCATCTAGTGGCGTGAGGAAGCCCAGAGCAAGCGTAACGTCAGCGAGTAAGAGTGGGCCGGCCGGGTCGGGAGCGGAGGGGGACGCGTGTGCGGTGTGCGGGCGACACTTTGCGCCTGACCGCCTCGCTCGCCATCAAGACATTTGCCGGAAGACTCACACCAAGAAGCGCAAACCATTTGACGTGCTTAAACATCGCCTTGCG gGCACAGAAGCTGAGCCCTTCATAGGAAAGCTCCGCAAAGGTACAACCAGCTCAACGAAAGTAAGCAAATCTTTAAACGGCAATTGGCGCCAGAAACACGAAGAGTTCATCCAAGCAATACGGGCAGCAAAACAAGTTCAGGCGCATCTAAGCGCTGGCG GAAAACTTAGCGACCTGCCGCCTCCGCCTCCATCAGAAAACCCGGACTACGTCCAGTGCCCTCACTGCAACCGTCGTTTTAACCAAGGAGCCGCCGAACGACACATTCCCAAATGCGCCAACTTCCAATTTAACAAATCCAAACCGGCCGCCCGGCGTAGGTAA